From the Priestia koreensis genome, one window contains:
- a CDS encoding YlmC/YmxH family sporulation protein has protein sequence MRLSELSGKEIVDIKKAERLGILGQTDLEINEQSGQINALIIPTVKWFGFKRQGNEIRVPWSHIQKIGTDMIIVDIAEYELSE, from the coding sequence ATGCGGTTAAGTGAGCTTAGTGGAAAAGAAATTGTTGATATAAAAAAAGCGGAACGCCTCGGCATTTTAGGTCAAACGGATTTAGAAATTAACGAGCAGTCAGGACAAATCAATGCATTGATCATTCCGACTGTAAAATGGTTTGGCTTTAAGCGCCAAGGAAATGAAATTCGCGTTCCGTGGAGCCATATTCAAAAGATCGGTACGGATATGATTATTGTGGATATTGCCGAGTATGAGCTAAGCGAATGA
- a CDS encoding M16 family metallopeptidase — protein MINRYTCKNGVRIVLENIPTVRSVAIGVWIGTGSRNEDPTINGVSHFLEHMFFKGTKTRSARDIAESFDRIGGQVNAFTSKEYTCYYAKVLDEHADQALDTLADMFFNSTFDEEELKREKNVVYEEIKMYEDAPDDIVHDLLSKASFGNHPLGYPILGTEATLDTFNGDSMRDYMSKTYIPENVVISVAGNIDDSFVQEIEKYFGEYTSPHKPQQAEKPTFFTEKLARKKDTEQAHLCLGFEGLAIGSKDVYSLIVLNNVLGGSMSSRLFQDVREQRGLAYSVFSYHSSYRDNGLVTIYGGTGSNQLDVLYDTIQDTLNELKDKGITDKELNNSKEQLKGNLMLSLESTNSRMSRNGKNELMLGEHRSLDDIIQLVSDVTKPSVDELARRIFKDDFALSLISPSGDLPKSLRK, from the coding sequence TTGATTAACAGATATACTTGCAAAAATGGAGTACGAATTGTATTAGAAAACATTCCAACGGTGCGTTCTGTCGCAATTGGTGTATGGATTGGAACAGGATCACGAAATGAAGATCCGACTATTAACGGTGTGTCGCACTTTTTAGAGCACATGTTTTTCAAAGGAACAAAAACACGCTCAGCGCGCGATATTGCGGAAAGCTTTGATCGTATCGGCGGACAAGTGAATGCGTTCACGTCAAAAGAGTATACGTGCTATTATGCAAAAGTTCTAGACGAGCATGCAGATCAAGCCCTAGATACGCTTGCAGATATGTTCTTTAACTCAACGTTTGATGAAGAAGAGTTGAAGCGCGAGAAAAACGTTGTGTACGAGGAAATTAAAATGTACGAAGATGCGCCAGATGATATTGTTCATGATCTTCTAAGCAAAGCATCTTTTGGTAATCATCCATTAGGATACCCGATTTTAGGAACAGAAGCGACGCTTGATACATTCAACGGCGATTCAATGCGCGATTATATGAGCAAAACATATATTCCAGAAAACGTCGTGATCTCTGTAGCAGGAAACATCGATGATTCGTTTGTGCAAGAAATCGAAAAGTATTTCGGTGAATATACGTCACCACACAAACCACAGCAGGCAGAAAAGCCAACGTTCTTTACGGAAAAACTAGCGCGCAAAAAAGATACAGAGCAAGCACATCTATGCTTAGGGTTTGAAGGTCTTGCGATCGGATCAAAAGATGTGTACAGCTTAATCGTGTTAAATAACGTGCTTGGTGGAAGCATGAGTAGCCGTCTGTTCCAAGATGTTCGTGAACAGCGTGGTCTCGCTTATTCGGTCTTTTCTTACCATTCTTCTTACCGCGACAACGGGCTTGTGACGATCTACGGAGGAACAGGAAGCAACCAGCTAGATGTTCTGTATGATACAATTCAAGACACGTTAAATGAGTTAAAAGATAAAGGGATTACCGACAAAGAGCTTAACAATAGCAAAGAACAGCTAAAAGGAAATCTAATGCTGAGCTTAGAGAGTACGAACAGCCGTATGAGCCGTAACGGGAAAAATGAGTTAATGCTTGGGGAGCATCGTTCACTGGATGACATTATTCAGCTTGTTAGTGATGTAACAAAACCAAGCGTGGATGAATTAGCACGTCGTATTTTTAAAGACGACTTTGCGCTTTCTCTAATCAGTCCATCAGGTGATCTTCCAAAAAGCTTACGAAAATAA
- the pnp gene encoding polyribonucleotide nucleotidyltransferase — MEHNKQVFSIELAGRELVVEVGQLAKQANGAALIRYGDTAVLSTATASKEPKDVDFFPLTVNYEERLYAVGKIPGGFIKREGRPSERAILASRLIDRPIRPLFADGFRNEVQVVSVVMSVDQNCSSEMAAMFGSSLALSISDIPFEGPIAGVTVGRIEGKFVINPTVEEMEKSDINLVVAGTKDAINMVEAGAQEVPEEIMLEAIMFGHDEIKKLIAFQEEIVAAVGKEKVEVSLYDVDADLKARVTEMAEADMNRAVQVQEKHARENAISEVKSAIVAKFEEEEADATTLKQVNEILGKLVKAEVRRLITEEKVRPDGRKIDEIRPLSSEVGLLSRTHGSGLFTRGQTQALSICTLGALGDVQILDGLGVEESKRFMHHYNFPSFSVGETRPMRGPGRREIGHGALGERALEPVIPSEKDFPYTVRLVSEVLESNGSTSQASICASTLAMMDAGVPLKAPVAGIAMGLIKSGEYYSVLTDIQGMEDHLGDMDFKVAGTSKGVTALQMDIKIDGLSREILEEALEQAKKGRMQILEHMMTTINQPRTELSRYAPKILTMSINPDKIRDVIGPSGKQINKIIEETGVKIDIEQDGTIFISSIESEMNQKAKKIIEDLVREVEVGQMYLGKVKRIEKFGAFVELFSGKDGLVHISELAEERIGKVEDVVSMGDELLVKVMEIDKQGRVNLSRKAILKEQREAEQKEQQQ, encoded by the coding sequence CTGCTTTAATTCGTTATGGAGATACAGCAGTATTAAGTACGGCAACAGCTTCAAAAGAGCCAAAAGATGTCGACTTTTTCCCATTAACAGTTAACTATGAAGAGCGTTTATACGCAGTAGGTAAAATTCCTGGAGGATTCATCAAACGTGAGGGACGTCCAAGTGAACGCGCAATTTTAGCGAGTCGTTTAATTGACCGTCCAATTCGTCCTCTTTTCGCAGATGGTTTCCGTAATGAAGTACAAGTAGTCAGCGTTGTAATGAGCGTAGACCAAAACTGTTCTTCAGAAATGGCTGCTATGTTCGGTTCATCATTAGCACTATCTATTTCTGATATTCCATTCGAAGGACCAATTGCTGGTGTTACGGTTGGGCGTATTGAAGGCAAATTTGTCATCAATCCAACAGTAGAAGAAATGGAAAAGAGCGATATTAACCTTGTTGTAGCAGGAACAAAAGATGCAATCAACATGGTAGAAGCTGGTGCACAAGAAGTACCAGAAGAAATCATGCTTGAAGCGATCATGTTTGGACATGACGAAATTAAGAAACTAATCGCGTTCCAAGAAGAAATTGTGGCTGCGGTTGGAAAAGAAAAAGTAGAAGTTTCATTATATGATGTGGATGCAGATCTAAAAGCTCGCGTAACGGAAATGGCTGAAGCTGACATGAATCGTGCGGTTCAAGTGCAAGAAAAGCATGCACGTGAAAATGCAATCAGCGAAGTGAAATCTGCGATCGTAGCGAAGTTCGAAGAAGAAGAAGCAGATGCTACAACGCTTAAACAAGTGAACGAAATTTTAGGTAAGCTTGTAAAAGCAGAAGTACGTCGCCTTATTACAGAAGAAAAAGTACGTCCAGACGGTCGTAAAATCGACGAAATCCGTCCACTTTCTTCTGAAGTCGGTCTTTTATCACGTACACACGGATCTGGTTTATTCACACGTGGACAAACTCAGGCCCTAAGCATTTGTACACTAGGTGCGCTAGGCGATGTGCAAATTCTTGATGGATTAGGTGTAGAAGAGTCAAAACGCTTCATGCATCATTACAACTTCCCATCCTTCAGCGTTGGTGAAACAAGACCAATGAGAGGTCCAGGACGTCGTGAAATCGGTCACGGTGCACTAGGAGAGCGCGCTCTTGAGCCAGTTATTCCTTCTGAAAAAGACTTCCCTTACACAGTACGTCTTGTATCAGAAGTACTTGAATCGAACGGTTCGACTTCACAAGCAAGTATCTGTGCAAGTACGCTTGCAATGATGGACGCAGGTGTACCACTTAAAGCACCGGTTGCTGGTATCGCAATGGGTCTTATCAAATCTGGTGAATACTACTCTGTATTAACAGATATTCAAGGAATGGAAGATCACCTTGGAGATATGGACTTTAAAGTAGCAGGTACATCAAAAGGTGTAACGGCACTACAAATGGATATTAAAATCGACGGGTTATCACGTGAGATTTTAGAAGAAGCATTAGAGCAAGCGAAAAAAGGCCGTATGCAAATTCTAGAACACATGATGACAACGATCAACCAACCGCGTACAGAGCTTTCACGCTACGCACCTAAGATTCTAACAATGTCTATTAACCCTGATAAAATTCGCGATGTTATTGGGCCAAGCGGTAAGCAAATCAATAAAATCATCGAAGAAACAGGCGTTAAAATCGATATCGAGCAAGATGGTACAATCTTCATCTCTTCTATTGAGAGTGAAATGAACCAAAAAGCGAAGAAAATCATCGAAGACCTTGTTCGTGAAGTAGAAGTTGGTCAAATGTACTTAGGAAAAGTAAAACGCATTGAGAAATTCGGAGCTTTCGTTGAATTATTCAGCGGTAAAGACGGATTAGTACACATCTCAGAACTAGCTGAAGAACGTATCGGCAAAGTAGAAGATGTTGTTTCAATGGGCGATGAGCTTCTTGTAAAAGTAATGGAAATCGACAAACAAGGCCGTGTAAACCTATCACGCAAAGCGATTCTAAAAGAACAGCGCGAAGCGGAGCAAAAAGAACAACAACAATAA